A region from the bacterium genome encodes:
- a CDS encoding SufD family Fe-S cluster assembly protein: protein MNNDYELMVKTYEDAGGAPGALADSKIAHLVVHKNQVLGSHLVEGLHMEARQTEDGVDIDLSVDPGVKLEKPVHLCFGVLPAEGRQQIKMNALIREGASINILAHCVFPNAVKVQHLMDGAIVLEDNASFNYDEHHYHGLTGGIEVVPRIDIKVGKGAHLNLSFSLLKGRVGKLDVDYSAEVEENGSVEMITKAYGYGTDQIKVRERSKLLGAGAKGLLLSRIAVREQAESEVVSELEAAAPDCRGHVDCVEIVQDQARARAVPLVNVLNERAQVTHEAAIGRVNQKEIETLMARGLDQEEALNTIIGGMLK from the coding sequence ATGAACAACGATTATGAGCTGATGGTCAAGACCTACGAGGACGCCGGCGGAGCGCCGGGCGCCCTGGCCGATTCCAAGATAGCCCACCTGGTGGTGCACAAGAACCAGGTCCTGGGCAGCCACCTGGTGGAGGGGCTGCACATGGAGGCCCGCCAGACAGAGGACGGCGTGGATATCGACCTGAGCGTGGACCCGGGAGTCAAGCTGGAAAAGCCGGTGCACCTGTGTTTCGGGGTGCTGCCCGCGGAGGGCCGCCAGCAGATAAAGATGAACGCCCTGATCCGCGAGGGCGCCTCGATAAATATCCTGGCCCACTGCGTGTTCCCCAACGCGGTCAAGGTGCAGCACCTGATGGACGGAGCGATAGTCCTGGAGGACAACGCCTCGTTCAATTACGATGAGCACCACTACCACGGCCTGACCGGCGGGATAGAGGTGGTGCCGCGGATCGACATCAAGGTGGGCAAGGGCGCGCACCTGAACCTCAGTTTCTCGCTGCTCAAGGGCCGGGTGGGCAAGCTGGACGTGGACTACTCGGCCGAGGTCGAGGAGAACGGCTCGGTGGAGATGATTACCAAGGCCTACGGCTACGGGACCGACCAGATCAAGGTCCGGGAGCGGAGCAAGCTGCTCGGGGCGGGCGCCAAGGGGCTTCTGCTCAGCCGGATCGCGGTGCGCGAGCAGGCCGAGAGCGAGGTGGTGAGTGAGCTGGAGGCCGCTGCCCCGGACTGCCGCGGCCACGTGGACTGTGTCGAGATCGTGCAGGACCAGGCCCGCGCCCGCGCCGTGCCCCTGGTCAACGTGCTGAACGAGCGGGCCCAGGTGACCCACGAGGCGGCGATAGGGCGAGTTAACCAGAAAGAGATCGAGACCCTGATGGCCCGCGGCCTGGACCAGGAGGAAGCGCTCAACACCATCATCGGTGGGATGCTGAAATAG
- a CDS encoding ABC transporter ATP-binding protein: protein MLELRDLTLQNKDKVIFQKINLTVNEREIFGILGPNGAGKSSLAYTLMGCEGYKVTSGQIILDGEDITDWPVWRRAKKGLTLAWQEPARFEGISVPEYISLGMKEKSQSGITEALEGVLLDAQVYRRRKVDKTLSGGERKRIELASIFAMRPRLAILDEPDSGIDMLALERIMDFVRGMKEQGISVILITHYADIAKIATRAALIDDGYLVKVGPTAEVVDYYENRCSCCPHFR from the coding sequence ATGCTCGAGCTGAGGGATTTGACCCTGCAGAACAAGGACAAGGTTATCTTCCAGAAAATCAATCTCACCGTGAACGAGCGGGAGATTTTCGGTATCCTGGGTCCGAACGGGGCGGGTAAAAGCAGTCTGGCCTACACTCTGATGGGTTGTGAGGGTTACAAGGTGACCAGCGGCCAGATCATTCTGGACGGTGAGGATATAACCGACTGGCCGGTCTGGCGGCGGGCGAAGAAGGGCCTGACTCTGGCCTGGCAGGAACCGGCGCGGTTCGAGGGGATTTCAGTGCCGGAGTACATTTCCCTGGGGATGAAAGAGAAAAGCCAGTCCGGGATCACCGAGGCCCTGGAAGGGGTGCTGCTGGACGCCCAGGTCTACCGCCGGCGCAAGGTGGACAAGACCCTCAGCGGAGGGGAGCGCAAGCGGATCGAGCTGGCCTCCATTTTCGCCATGCGCCCTCGCCTGGCAATCCTGGACGAGCCGGATTCGGGTATCGACATGCTGGCCCTGGAGCGGATCATGGATTTCGTGCGGGGGATGAAGGAGCAGGGCATCTCGGTGATCCTGATCACCCACTACGCCGATATCGCCAAGATCGCCACGCGGGCGGCCCTGATCGACGACGGCTACCTGGTCAAGGTGGGTCCCACGGCCGAGGTGGTCGACTACTACGAGAACCGCTGCTCCTGCTGTCCCCACTTCCGCTGA